The nucleotide window AAAATCTTTTCTTGTGTATTTCAATtaatgaaagtaaaatgtttatgtcggtttatgtttgtgtttttttattgtattgttttattggcAATTAAGTTCATTTAAGGCccaattattatatttaaaacgTTAACAACATTAGACTGATAAAGGCTTGAACTGGATTCGTGCTAATTATTTTCTGGTCTTGTCCACAGTGCGTGAGATCTATATCAAACTTATTGATGGCTTATATGCTTATATGCTTAGTCTTTAAGCACATCACGTGTATGTTGAGTTTAGTGAGTGCGATCGATAtcaatttgtattttgtgttatacaCGTAGCTACCTATTGAGACTTTAAGACAACGACTGTGAACATCTGTCTTGCatacaaattcaaattttaaaggCAAAAGTCTATTTCGTATGGTAATGACATTATTATACAATTCCGCTTTAGATACCGAATATCAAACACAAATCACACTTCTACATTGAGAGATATCGTCACTGGATTATACTATGTTGTTATCTACAAAAATGTTAATTGCAATAAATACCTGTTAATCGAATGCGCCATTATTGATTTGTATCTGTCGTCTTACCAGCATCTTTACTTGTTGCAAGTCGCTGAATACAACTTGAATAGTTGATAAATACTCACTAATCGGCTCAAAGCTTTTCTCTTTTAATGCAGGAAGAGAACCAGAATAAACGCTCATCACGAAAccccaaaacaaaacaatgtcaACGTAGACATTGCGTAAAAATAGAACTTTACAAAATGAAAACTTTAAAGATTACGATCGTAGTACTTGTACCTAAGATCGTTGCTATAAATGCTGTTTTGCTATGATGTTAGCAggtatttacatatattatactgTAGGAATAGTGGGTGTACGTATAATAATACTGCTATAGCGGCAGTAGATAAACTACTATCGCTAAAGGCGCAGAAGCTATTCTGCTATCGTTGGGTTAGCATATATACTGTTATTGTTGAAGAGGCTACAGGTGTACTGCTATCTTAAAGAGACAGCAGCTATACTACTACATATGTGTTAGGGGtagtatgtatactgttagtgtTATCGAGGCTGCAGGTATACCGTTATATTGAAGAGATAACAGCTATACTGCTACTGTATTTTATAAGGACAACCGATATACTGTTATGGTTATAGATGCTGCAGGTATACTGCTATCTTAAAGAGACAGCAGCTATACTGCTACATATGTGTTAGGGGTAGTATATATACTGTTAGTGTTATCGAGGCTGCATGTATACTGTTACCTTAAAGAGACAGCAGCTATACTGCTGCATATGTTTTAGGTAGGGGTAGCATGTATACTGTTAGTGTTATCGAGGCTGCAGGTATACCGTTATATTGAAGAGATAACAGCTATACTGCTACCGTATTTTATAAGGACAACCGATATACTGTTATGGTTATAGATGCTGCAGGTATACTGTTATTTTATAAAGACAGCAGCTATACATACTGCTACCGTATTTTATAAGGACGACCGATATACTGTTATGGTTATAGATGCTGCAGGTATACTGTTATTTTATAAAGACAGCAGCTATACATACTGCTACCGTATGTTGTAGGTATAGCAGATATAGAGACAACAGTTAGATACAGGAGAAGATACTATAATTTAGGGGCAATAGGTGTAGAACAGATACACACATAAAAACTTAAAcgtatttttgtttgtttgcttattAAGTTACTTTAAAtttgtaacaaaacaaaatgtaggTTTAAAAATACATGTTGGTTTATCTGATTCCGAGGTTGATAAGACGCAAACTCTCACAGCACTAACCTGAAACAAATTCCGTATGGTGTACTCCCATTCAACGCCAACAATATTAAACCGTTCCTGTTCTCTAAGTAGCACCAGTCATAATGAGTAAATTGTTAACTCCCCTTTCCTGCACTTGCGTGATGATAGAGGGAAAATATCGCTCTCCATGATCAAGAACATGTATTTGCTTTTAACTGAAGACTAGTAAATCTCCACAATCATATGAGAAGTACATTTTGGTTGATGTATTATTCTTAAACCGGATATGaatgttttgtgttaaaattCCTATGTATAACGTCAAAGATGCCATGTTCAAATGAGTTCACACAGACATAAAAGGTAATATGAATTAAAGAGTTATTACCCCTTACAGACAAAGATGAGCCAATATCTGTTTGATGTTATGGTTAATGATTGGACCAGAAGGATTTATGTCGGCTAAGAACAACTCCTTGAGATTTATTGCATGTAACTATAGATGTTGGTGTGCGGTATGCTATACAGGGTTGATATTGCTAGGCAACCAAATAAATGTCCCTAAAGGATCACGCGGCGCTGTCTTAAACCATGTTGAAATCGATGACGAGTGCTATGAAGGAAATTCGACACTAGTTCTACCGATACATACAGCATGCGATCACGTATTTGTTAGGatttttaacacaaaacattCAGTTAAACAAACATTGTTTACTTTTACCATtcataataaatacaaatatattgatTTGTAAAGGTAAATATTTGGCTTTTATCTTGCATGTTTACAACCTATAAGTTATTAAGCCGAAAGCATAATCTGTTAAGGTTTCATCGATTCGAAAAGACAAATGCTCTGTAGCTTTGAGAGTGATTAAGAGCTCTATTTATTATATGATAGTTCAGCATTTATCAAAGACAAATACAGCAAAACTTAACTAAGCATTACATAGTTTTATAACTGTTTGACTGTCTTGCGTTGTCTATAGCACTGTGACCAACATCTCGTCAAATTGTCCGATATGTCTTGTTGTTGTGATAGATTGTGCATATCAGAATGAATTATAATTGTGTACGTCATTTACAGTGTTGAGTTAttaagaaacatatatatatatttcgatCTAATTGTCTAAATATCTCTAcagtataatataaaaaatttcaaacaatataACAAGTCAATACACCAGGATATTAACCGcgaaaaataaattcttttttaCCTGGGGGACTATATCGTaatcacaaataaaaatcacgcaaatttttttattaaaatgtttaccCCACGAAAATTATAAACTCTTAACACGatattataaaacacattttatcatttacagTGATGTTTCGATCATAATATGGATTGCCCAAACAGAAAAAAGTGTGTCAGTTAAAATGTATTGGGAAGTTTACCACGATGTCTATTGGTGGGTCCCAGGCCTTTTACCGTTTGTATCTGTTAATAGTCAACGTAAGTGGTGGAGTGTCTTATCATTCAAAGGTTGTTCATAAATAACATGGCTATTGACGTCCACTGCTCTCAAAAATTGTCAGCTACACAGGGGAGACCATAATCTCAATTTACTATTAAATAGTGTTTTTTTGGACCACCACTTGCTAATaggaaatttcataaatatatttaaagtacTGCTATACAGAGAAACGAGAGGAGCAAGATTTGTCCATAACTTGACCgaaaagattttgttttttattcaataaaacttGTTTCAGAATTTGTTAGTTTCTTTTGTTACCCCCggtcaaataaaatatgatcaGTGGCCATTTACAACACCTGTGatattttgctgaaattatAATAACTGCACAAGCGACATCTATCATCGTTTGTCATTGGATTgtcaattattgttaaataacgAGCAAAAAAATACTAGTGTATAATTCTTCGCAAGATTTGATAAATATAGCAAAATGCGATGGTCAGAATTGAGCAGTTTCAttcaatacatacatttttactGCACGAGTAACTTGAAATCAAGtaatttacttttgaaaatggTCTTAGTTAGTATTAATTCTTTCATCACCGACACGTGTAATACCTGGATGGGGACTAGGCCAATAACAATCATTTCGGCCTGAGAGCAGTTATTTGCATTGGCTACCCATGCAGTAAAGGGCATCGATGgaacgtcacggcgtcaacaaccATTCTCTATTTTTCCTcgttaaaatttttaaaacatttttttttcagtgtgAAATTGGGGATGGTTGTACTTTAAAAAAGATGCGTTTTACTATACAAAGATGcaaagcaacggaatttgtgttgaataTATACACGTAATTTTTTCTTGTTTGGTAAATTGACTTTCAAGTCGGTGGATTTTCTtctgaatttattttaaaaatcttatTTATATGTTGTTAAAAAATTTTTCGTGGtatgtaaagaaaaatactctttcaaaAGTGGATATTGATCGGATTAGGAATCTTCCTACCCCGGGATccacaaaatgttgttaaaaaCCACATTCGCAAGCCTTCGGGATTGTACCTACAatttttgtgaccctcgggtaatATATCCCTATCCATTCTTAATTCCACAATATGAAAGTGTCATATTAATATATCCCTATTGCTTTTGAACCATTATTGTTCTCTTCTCCGTTGTCACCATTGTGACATACGGCGTGACTTTCGTTATAAATTTATTTGTATAGGAAAACGAAAGGCCATCCTTCAGAGGTATTCTTCAAATCAAGTTCAAGGTAAGTTATGgacgtcacaattcattattgtTTTCGCTAATTGACATGGACATATATTTATCACGTTATTATCAGTGTAAAAGAATGATGGTTTTTGTCATGTCATTAAAAGAAGCTTAATTTGGCAAATGGTCATAAAGTGGAATAAACGTGTGAGACTGATGGATGTTAATAAAATTGGTTAAGCGAGAATTTACATCCACATCACCTACTTCgatttactgtaaaccactttatATTTGCGTGTATTTAATTCGAGACTTCATCAATTTCGACAAACTCTATATACCAAGAGCTTAACTACACACATTTTTTGCAATTCATACacatttgaattccatgtttTTGTATCTCGGCGAGTATAAAGTGTTTGGTGGCTTTTACGTAACCGTTAGAAATAAACACATGAAAAATAGAAAGAAACATCTCTCACGTGTTTATGTTTAATTGTGTGATAAATGGAGGCAATATGGACATGGATAATCATTGATACCTATATCGTGTTGATTATTGGGTGACACTTCCCAGTAGTGATAAAGTATGACGGAATCCTGACAACATAACATCACGTTTTTAAGTTAATCAATCGGTTAATGAAACTTTTAAAAGCTCCTGAATagcagaaaaaataataatcgcTGTCAATTACTctaaattaaagaaaacaactaaacagtagaaataatgaaaattggtaaCTAAGTTAAACTCGCAATAATAAAACGTTTTACACTCTTGACAATATAAAGTGCTGGACATGTGTATGACTAAGAACACCAAGCGAAGGAGGtgatatatacacatgaacTGGTGTGATTGGGTTTGTAGATTTTCCCAAGAGTAGGAATTTCAGATTTTATATATGGAgatatgataataatgattACATTTTAAGTACATGTTCTGCTATAATTTTTCGGATCGGGTGCCATACCGTTAAAAGTCATTCTAAATTAAAACGATGGTGTATTTTTGGGAAGCATCAGTTATTTAAAGATACATGTACGACACACAATAGCATTTTACGTAAAACCATTATAAAATTCCAATTAAAACGGAACAtatgaattttgtaattgatAAGTTGTGAACGTACCGAATTTGTCAAGAATAGAATTTTTAACATATTcccaaaattttaaatttttgtacATTGCTGTTTCATTGACTTTTCATTAGACCTCCGTGTGAAAAGCGTCTCGGTTGTTCGACAAAGATGGCGACGGGTCATCACAACAGACGAAAACGGGAAACGGTGATGCGGAACCTTGGCCAATATCCTAACACAGACGAACTCAACATGATGTTGAAAGAAATAGATATCGACGGTAAGCACCAATTTTAACCTGTCTTTGTCAATTTTCTATTTCTTTAACTCAACTAATTTgcgaatttttctatttttattctgtcatgaaaattacaaacaagaagcccagagggcctgtatcgctcacttggtttgtaatgccaagtaatgttctggatacaagttcattgtttcttttctgaaggaatttgaatatttacctctaattcccctattggcccccactctttctgctccagggggtcaaaaccaaaatttatacgaattctcttaaccccaaggatgtttctggccaaatttggttacaatccatacagaactctaggacaagtaacgatttttaggatttacctctatttcccctattggcccccaCGCCCCaccctgcccccaggggggtcataAGAAGCAAATTTTATAACCAAGTTTCTGTTTgtccttccccaaaggatgtttgtggccaaaatatGGTTACAATTAATTGCAGAACTCCTAGACAGGTTGCGATTTATAGGAATTTTACGCTCTATTTTCCCATATAGGGCACGCCCCAGCCTACCCACGGAGGGGGTCTGagcaaaatttattcaagttctgtttccctacCCCCCTAGGATCGTTTTAGGCCttattttggttacaataccTATCAAGATAACctctaggacaggtagcgatAAATAggatttatttctattttcccCTTTATTGGGGGGCCTCGCATATCCTGGGCCGCCCTTGTGGGGGTCatgagccaaaaatttataccaagttttgttccccttttcccaagGATGTGTTCTGTCCAAAATTTGGTTTCAAATCAATCCAGAAAATCTAGGGACAAGTTAGCGATTTAATAGGATTaaacctttatttcccctattgggccccgcccctgcCTGCCTCCAGGCttggggtcagagtcaaaatttatactcagttctgttcccccccccttaccccaaggatgtttctggccaaatttggttgcaatccatatgcagaactctagggacaagtagcgatattataggatttacctctattacccctattgggccacgcccctcctgcccaggGGAGGgagtcagggtcaccatttatgcaaatctgatccccttcccataaggaagtttctggccaaattttggttgcCAATTCATGGCAAGGAACTCGTAGGGACAAGttgcgatttataggatttacctctattcacccctattgggccccgcccctcctgccccagggggtcaagGGGGGgatcaccatttatgcaaaatctgatcccctttcCCATAAGGAAGTTTCtgtgccaaatttggttgcaatccattgcagaaactctaggacaagtagcgatttatacggatttacctctattaccccctATTTGGGCCCCGTCCCCTCCTGCCCCTAgaggggtcagggtcaccatttatgcacaaattctgatccccttccccctaaGTGAAGGTTTCTGACCCAAATTGTGTTAAGAAATCCATTGCATTACTTTATGGACAAGTAGCTATATTtgaaggaaatgttgacggacgggaCGACGGACGTACGTACGACGGACGCCGGCGCCATGGcaaaagctcaccggcccttcgggacAGGTAAGCTAAAAAGTATGCTTTACGCATAAGGGGCGTTACGTAGTTCCTCTTGCAATAAACACGgtgattttgttttacagatagGCGGGACAAACTTCAATTATATATCACTTCGTCACTATCACTTTAAATGGCATggtaatataaatgtcaaaataGGTTTTAATATTGATCAATATGCAGCATTTGATAATCATAACACTATTCGAAACTTTATTTCAATACGTTTGTTGAAATAATGTGtttaataacatatatactAGTAAAGTGGCTTCATTTAATACGCTTTCCTCTTGTAAATATGTTCGTCAAACCTAAGGCACATGAGAGAATAAAATTTGCATGTTTAAATCGTTATAGGTGATGGAACTTTCGGCTTTGAAGAGTTTGTACAGGTGATGGCTAATATGGGTGGTATAAGTGAACAGTCAGAGGAGGATGAAGAGGAAGAACTACGTCAGGCATTCAGGGTAGGTCTCAGTTGGTGTCAGGTATTATTACTGAATGTAAATGTAGGGTACTGTTGTACTAATTTTTATTCACGAATGCATTTTTCGCTGTTAGAAAGGTATGGTAATGTTCGTGCTGTGGTTTTACAAACTTCAATCATTAATTGATAAACATAAATTGCTTTGGTTAATATATTAGTTTGGCTATATGTTTAATGACTGCaaactgggggggggggggatttcacttcaagttacacaatttacaatataaaaaCGGGTTTATCTTTAAATATACCTTACAACAAATTgatggattattatataattatatgatattataattttgatttaatcaAAGTGATTTTAATTTGACTGCAATATAGTCTAGGTTGACACTGAGCATTTTAAGGATGAGACTTTTAAAAAGGGAAATTATGCCTTATTATGACGTTTagagtatatttacattttgttttggtattttgatataaatcaaaTCTAAGTTAAGTTTTCGATGATGTTTCTATAAGGTGTCAACTTACAAGGTCATaaacgatatacatgtaccaccCTTTTTATATATTCTACAACATATAAACTTcatgaaatataaacatttttaatttattaagcTTTCTACAACACAGGAATATATACTagaatttttttgttattatttgtattCCTACAGGTATTCGACAAAACAGGATGCGGTTACATCAGTGCTTCAGACCTAAGGGCTGTCCTACAGTGTATGGGAGAGGACCTCACTGAGGACGAAAGTATGCATCCTACTTTAAAGTCCTGTTAGGAAAATTAatgtagagagaaaaaacagaaaacatgaaCTTTTTAGCTATGAACGGACGACATATATAACTGTAGTCAAAACTCCACATTTTTGTATTGTATGTTTCTGAAAACTCAAATCAAACCTTGTCATGTACCCTCATGCTATAGAGGACTGTATACTAAGATAGACAATATGTAATAATACCTCAGCTGTTTAAATATCCGGTCGGTCAGAGAAAcgtatacaataaatatattttttttactttgactTATTATTGAACAATCGATAGTTATATGGTAAAAGCAAACATAAAATCTAGACAGTTGTGTTTTACCGATTCATTGGTTTCAGTTTGTTGGCAGCAATACGTTCAAACATAttattgcttaaataaaatTACTGCTgctgaaatatgcaaaatatgaaaatatatcattaagtggttttaatacatttaatgCTATATAAAAGTAGTTTTGTCTCCTTGTTGTTTGTAGTTGATGAGATGATAGCTGAGGTAGATATCGACGGTGACGGAAGGATAGATTTTGAAGGTATTGTTAGTCCCTCTGCCTATTTTGAAAGTATTGCGATGTGCTATAAATATATAGGCTATTCGAGAACCAATGGTCGGTTACTGCAAACAACTTTTCACAAGTTACACATTTTTAGCGTAATTTCACGAGTTCTTGAACGCGAATTAAAATACAAGGTATTAAGCGAataatttaacatgaatgtACTATTTTCAGACAGAGCACTTGGTCGTGAATTTATGTATTTGCGAATACGTTGAAAATAGCGAATATTGATATatgaatacattgtacatataacataatattgTATACGCCGACATAAATGGTTTACATTATAGAATAGTTCAAGAGGTTGTCTATTTAGAAACACACATACGAagtagaaacatttttttttaatgttagaAATAATTATTAGAGGCAAGCCGTAGATTATATTATCTATATGTTATTCTTAGAAAGTTAATGTACTTATGTTGTGAATAAAAATAGCACAAATATGATCGAACTTTTCAAAACATTATTATTTGGCAACTAGAATACATTCTTCGTAGCGTTTATCTTGTATTTAAACACTAAGTGATAatataatttggaaaaaatatgtGATAGTATAAAGAAACACCAAAAATGTGGATTATCATTAATCTTGACATGAATATAAATCAACTGAAAACAAttacgatatacatgtagcataatGTAAATGAGGAAATTTACTCGAGTGATGAATTTACGCATTAAAGGGCTAAAATTCCACCTAGCTTATGATTTTGTGTCTATATATGAAACAATGTTGCAAATTGCAAAAATCATATTTCTCGCGAATAAAACAACTTCGCAAAGTGATTTCACATGCAAATCGCAAATAAACAACTTCG belongs to Argopecten irradians isolate NY unplaced genomic scaffold, Ai_NY scaffold_0254, whole genome shotgun sequence and includes:
- the LOC138312221 gene encoding calmodulin-beta-like — encoded protein: MRNLGQYPNTDELNMMLKEIDIDGDGTFGFEEFVQVMANMGGISEQSEEDEEEELRQAFRVFDKTGCGYISASDLRAVLQCMGEDLTEDEIDEMIAEVDIDGDGRIDFEEFIACMCEDGEDGKKGQNNTADGTKTTDK